The window CCGGGAACTGAAAGAAGCCTGGAGCCAGGCCTTGAAGCCGAGAAGCGCCCCGGAACAGGAGCCCGCGAAACGTGAAGGATAGCCCGGGCGTAAAGGGCACAGGGTGCGGCCCGGCGGCCTGGAGCCCGATCGCGGACGAGCAGCTCCAACTCGCGCGGCGGATACTGGAGATCGTGCGGGAACAACGCGAAGCGATCGCCGGGCTTCCGGAAGAAGAAACCCTGGACCGTTTCATGGCGTTGGCGGGAGAGCGGCAGGAGTGCATGGACCGCTTCGACCGCCTCCAGGCGGTACGATCGGCCGCAACAGCAGTACAGCCGCCGGGTGACGGGTTGGATGCCGAAGTCCGGCAGGTGTCGGCTGCGATCGAGGCTCTGTTCCGGGAGGCGGCGGAGATAGACGCGGCCAACCGGCAGCGCCTGGAGGAAAGCCGTGACCTGGTGCGGGAAGAAATCCGGCGGGCGCGGCAGGGCCGGGATGCTCTCCGGAGCTACGGGCGGCAGGAACTCGGGGGCAGAGGCCTGACCGACGGAGCTTTTGTGGACCGGAAGGAGTAAGAAAGGGTCTGAAATCAGGAGTCGGTAGAAAGGATTAGCTAAGCTGAAAAAGGGGTCAGACCCCTTTTTCCTTTAGGTTTCGGTGTCGATGACCAGCCCCACCGCGTTGGAGAACTGCCGCGCCAGGGCGGGAAGTTCCTTGACGTCCACCTCCAGGATGGTCGCGCCGGTCTCCTTGTTCATCATCCGGATCCGGTGGCGCTTCCCTTCGCGGTCGCGGTTCAGGCGAAAGATGACCTGCTGGTTGAACATCTCGGCCATCCGGTTCAGCCGTTCCACGGCCCGCACCATATCCCGCAGATCGTTCGGGGGCGGGTTTTGCGCCAGTTCACGGGCCGGGTTCACCCGGTCCGCGCCCTCGATCCGGCGGGCCATCGCGTCGTACTGGGCCAGAGACTGCAGGCCGCCGGCCCCGATTTTCATGGCGGATCACCCCCAATGAGAGTCTTAGAAAGACCGTCCCCAGTCTCCCTGGAGGTGCTTTTTAGCGCAG is drawn from Candidatus Desulforudis audaxviator MP104C and contains these coding sequences:
- a CDS encoding flagellar protein FlgN, producing MKDSPGVKGTGCGPAAWSPIADEQLQLARRILEIVREQREAIAGLPEEETLDRFMALAGERQECMDRFDRLQAVRSAATAVQPPGDGLDAEVRQVSAAIEALFREAAEIDAANRQRLEESRDLVREEIRRARQGRDALRSYGRQELGGRGLTDGAFVDRKE
- a CDS encoding flagellar protein FlaG, whose translation is MKIGAGGLQSLAQYDAMARRIEGADRVNPARELAQNPPPNDLRDMVRAVERLNRMAEMFNQQVIFRLNRDREGKRHRIRMMNKETGATILEVDVKELPALARQFSNAVGLVIDTET